A region from the Acipenser ruthenus chromosome 56, fAciRut3.2 maternal haplotype, whole genome shotgun sequence genome encodes:
- the gpr173 gene encoding probable G-protein coupled receptor 173 yields MANASESSEGANHPLASGSSTVSTYVKLVLLGLIICASLAGNLVVSLLILKDRALHKAPYYFLLDLCLADTIRSAICFPFVLVSIKNGSAWTYSVLSCKIVAFMAILFCFHAAFMLFCISVTRYMAIAHHRFYSKRMTFWTCVAVVCMVWTLSVAMAFPPVFDVGTYKFIREEDQCIFEHRYFKANDTLGFMLMLAVLILATHVVYMKLLLFEYKHRKMKPVQMVPAISQNWTFHGPGATGQAAANWIAGFGRGPMPPTLLGIRQNVHNQNRRLLGMEEFKAEKRLGRMFYVITLCFLVLWSPYIVACYWRVFVKACTVPHRYLSVAVWMSFAQAGVNPVICFFLNKDLKKGLLAHLPPCCRTKPQLPREPYCIM; encoded by the coding sequence ATGGCCAATGCCAGCGAGAGCAGCGAGGGAGCCAACCACCCACTGGCGTCCGGTTCCTCCACCGTTTCCACCTACGTCAAACTGGTCCTCCTCGGGCTCATCATCTGCGCGAGTCTGGCGGGCAACCTGGTGGTGTCCCTGCTCATTCTGAAGGACCGAGCCCTCCACAAGGCTCCGTACTACTTCCTCCTGGACCTCTGCCTGGCGGACACCATCCGCTCGGCCATCTGTTTCCCCTTCGTCCTGGTGTCCATCAAGAACGGCTCAGCCTGGACCTACAGCGTGCTCAGCTGCAAGATCGTGGCCTTCATGGCCATCCTCTTCTGCTTCCACGCGGCTTTCATGCTCTTCTGCATCAGCGTGACCCGCTACATGGCCATCGCCCACCACCGCTTCTACTCCAAGCGCATGACCTTCTGGACCTGCGTGGCCGTGGTCTGCATGGTGTGGACGCTTTCGGTGGCCATGGCCTTCCCCCCAGTGTTCGACGTGGGCACCTACAAGTTCATCCGCGAGGAGGACCAGTGCATCTTCGAGCACCGCTACTTCAAAGCCAACGACACCCTGGGTTTTATGCTCATGCTGGCCGTGCTCATCCTGGCCACCCACGTGGTCTACATGAAACTGCTGCTGTTTGAGTACAAGCATCGCAAGATGAAGCCCGTCCAGATGGTCCCAGCGATCAGCCAGAACTGGACGTTCCACGGGCCGGGGGCCACCGGCCAAGCGGCCGCCAACTGGATCGCGGGGTTCGGGCGCGGACCCATGCCCCCTACCCTGCTGGGGATCCGGCAGAACGTTCACAACCAGAACCGTCGGCTGCTGGGCATGGAGGAGTTCAAGGCAGAGAAGCGGCTGGGCCGGATGTTCTACGTGATCACGCTGTGTTTCCTGGTCCTGTGGTCGCCGTACATCGTGGCCTGCTACTGGAGGGTGTTTGTGAAGGCCTGCACCGTACCTCACCGCTACCTGTCCGTCGCGGTGTGGATGAGTTTCGCCCAGGCCGGGGTCAATCCCGTCATCTGCTTCTTCCTCAACAAAGACCTCAAGAAAGGTCTCCTGGCTCATCTGCCCCCTTGTTGTAGGACTAAACCGCAACTGCCCCGCGAGCCCTACTGCATCATGTGA
- the LOC117404182 gene encoding uncharacterized protein LOC117404182, translating to MDNEISRSSNGVEVSTDAVKPAPEIQTEVKDVSSPSPKTKEINTDPHSILTEAILLPVPPNEPPASPGSPPETSPKTSHEVSTAIPQTQSLKDTAKLQNLTFKPSHTSTFVEVPKHANPGSDWNLEHLSAGIASILGTPNLPIAPIVQETEEIQPDRQTKAFIPDPKVSNAMSTNFAKLCSEILGTGTIENAEQEGNVEDGGTFLDSHTGSEEILPPQQAEEDLEKPLIQAGEDVSEGGMGDGDAFTEATEDTLQLSQEELGTLLDNDIEKVLDLIEAGLELSIEDVLSSSVEKDKPRESIGQRVFEAGKPETENPLNTGSEDLSRRTVCWHSWPPTGVTRAGPAEEESSLTSLVEPENVVTPTAPETSGQESDDVEDLSDVECMKDDQLDLVKDVQEMTTARRPLLFTGIDLSVVPETRGSPEGALSNLETLRASQTLPAQSQSESWNLESPECREDTQEFVIARKRGSGDREVVPKQKTPPPSPPPPPLPLPPFREVDERLSLNCSFACWSLAILMSVGFYHPTVFLIVGLYLLSLCF from the exons ATGGACAACGAAATAAGCA GGAGCTCCAATGGTGTGGAGGTGAGCACGGACGCAGTCAAACCAGCACCAGAAATTCAAACAGAG GTTAAAGATGTGTCAAGTCCTTCACCCAAAACCAAGGAAATCAACACAGACCCACATTCAATTTTAACAGAGGCCATCCTGTTACCAGTACCCCCAAATGAGCCCCCCGCCTCCCCAGGATCTCCCCCAGAGACTAGCCCCAAGACCAGCCACGAGGTATCAACAGCGATCCCTCAAACCCAGTCCCTGAAAGACACAGCAAAACTACAGAACCTCACCTTCAAACCCAGCCATACAAGTACCTTTGTAGAAGTGCCCAAACATGCCAACCCAGGTAGTGACTGGAATCTTGAACACCTTAGTGCGGGTATCGCCTCTATTTTAGGCACCCCAAACCTTCCAATTGCTCCAATCGTCCAAGAAACAGAAGAAATTCAACCGGACAGGCAAACTAAAGCCTTCATTCCAGACCCAAAAGTCTCAAACGCCATGTCTACAAACTTCGCAAAACTGTGCTCGGAGATTTTAGGGACAGGAACGATTGAAAACGCGGAACAAGAAGGGAACGTGGAAGATGGAGGAACGTTTCTAGATTCACACACGGGAAGCGAGGAGATTCTTCCACCCCAGCAAGCCGAGGAAGACCTTGAGAAGCCTCTGATACAGGCAGGTGAGGATGTCAGCGAAGGGGGGATGGGAGATGGAGATGCTTTCACCGAAGCGACTGAAGACACCCTACAGCTATCCCAAGAAGAGTTGGGAACACTGCTTGACAATGATATAGAGAAGGTGCTGGATCTAATCGAAGCAGGGCTTGAATTATCGATAGAAGATGTCTTATCCAGTTCCGTAGAGAAGGACAAACCCAGAGAGAGTATTGGACAAAGAGTGTTCGAAGCAGGGAAACCAGAAACCGAAAATCCTTTAAACACCGGCAGTGAAGATCTGTCCAGGAGGACGGTCTGTTGGCACTCTTGGCCCCCTACTGGAGTAACCAGAGCAGGCCCTGCAGAAGAAGAGTCCTCGCTTACAAGTCTGGTAGAACCCGAAAATGTGGTAACTCCAACCGCACCTGAAACATCTGGACAGGAAAGTGACGATGTCGAAGATCTCAGCGATGTAGAATGCATGAAGGACGACCAGTTGGATTTAGTTAAAGATGTCCAGGAGATGACAACAGCCAGGCGACCCCTGCTTTTCACAGGCATTGACCTTTCTGTGGTCCCTGAGACAAGAGGTTCACCAGAAGGTGCTTTGAGCAATTTGGAGACTCTGAGGGCCAGCCAAACACTTCCTGCTCAATCCCAAAGCGAGAGCTGGAACCTGGAGTCTCCAGAGTGTAGGGAAGACACCCAGGAGTTTGTAATTGCCAGGAAGCGTGGTTCTGGTGACCGGGAGGTAGTTCCTAAACAGAAGACTCcgccaccatcaccaccaccaccaccactaccaCTACCACCATTCAGGGAGGTGGATGAGAGACTCAGCCTCAACTGCTCCTTCGCCTGTTGGTCTTTGGCGATCCTCATGTCTGTGGGCTTCTATCATCCCACTGTCTTCCTCATAGTGGGGCTTTACCTCTTGAGCCTCTGCTTCTGA